In Streptomyces sp. SID8374, one genomic interval encodes:
- a CDS encoding GPP34 family phosphoprotein yields MTTTTLADEVMLHIAASTGGRTSSWRVELGIALAGAVLIDLAAADRVIIRGTLLLINRPGPPADPVQNEVLHRLAARRRAGSLQASIHRLAPHVRHGVETHLLARGLLISTPTRLLPQHHPSPATPRANSPLHRLLHATHQSWSTPALTPPPDEPAPVTAICAAVTSCADAAQRQLIQGY; encoded by the coding sequence ATGACCACGACGACACTCGCCGACGAGGTCATGCTGCACATCGCCGCCTCGACCGGCGGCCGCACCTCGTCCTGGCGCGTCGAACTCGGCATCGCGCTGGCCGGCGCCGTACTGATCGACCTCGCGGCGGCCGACCGCGTCATCATCCGCGGCACCCTCCTGCTGATCAACCGCCCCGGCCCGCCGGCCGACCCGGTACAGAACGAGGTCCTGCACCGCCTCGCCGCCCGCCGCCGCGCGGGATCGCTCCAGGCATCGATCCACCGCCTGGCCCCCCACGTACGCCACGGGGTCGAGACCCACCTGCTGGCAAGAGGCCTCCTGATCTCCACCCCCACCCGCCTGCTCCCCCAGCACCACCCCTCCCCCGCCACACCCCGGGCGAACAGCCCCCTCCACCGCCTGCTCCACGCCACCCACCAAAGCTGGTCCACCCCCGCCCTGACACCCCCACCAGACGAGCCCGCACCCGTCACGGCGATATGCGCAGCGGTCACGTCCTGCGCCGACGCCGCACAGCGACAACTGATCCAGGGGTACTAG
- a CDS encoding rhodanese-like domain-containing protein, with translation MKTAVIVSTRGFGVFRHDLLADPAQVRLIGIFADRDADNLTTEQLGWFTQVHVVPCGLPDPTPMLYSLVDAQASREVISELLADTSPADLTVHCYDEQNMTVAAELRSHFGLDGPGSADILPYRDKCLMKQRLLEAGIRVPLFDAFDPERHAADPAAYFTSVVAEVGLPFILKPTDAAASEGVLKITDSRQFTGLPSDLGRAYEYEEFVEGTMYSVNIVSAQGRTVFGGVTEYLVNSLEVPGGKVNADINLIDSDPRVARMVAFAERALDALGRLDGGSHLELFHTRDDELVFLEVGARFKGMAGLAAMQRNYGVAFVNLAFEIESGVKSHPYDGEQIYCFDGVVPKKQGVVKELIHPELESRVDMTWKVAVGEEIESSNSLLANGGTFLVSNKDYEAAYRDFRRLADYRPIVYAEPSRVLTVPPAAPENAHTYFHDLRLACETDPYDLHHDLEEGVRGLVVLDVRRTDAYSAEHIRGALSLPHQDISPATAKWLAPEPLYIAYGWGPACNGATRAAAQLSALGFKVKELLGGLEHWKRGGYPTEQGEPR, from the coding sequence GTGAAGACCGCAGTCATCGTCTCCACCCGCGGGTTCGGCGTCTTCCGCCACGACCTCCTCGCCGATCCGGCCCAGGTGCGGCTGATCGGCATCTTCGCCGACCGCGACGCCGACAACCTCACCACCGAGCAGTTGGGCTGGTTCACCCAGGTCCACGTCGTCCCGTGCGGCCTGCCCGACCCCACACCCATGCTGTACTCGCTCGTCGACGCGCAGGCGTCACGCGAGGTCATCTCGGAGCTCCTGGCGGACACCTCGCCCGCCGACCTCACCGTCCACTGCTACGACGAGCAGAACATGACGGTCGCCGCCGAACTGCGCTCCCACTTCGGCCTCGACGGGCCCGGCTCCGCCGACATCCTGCCGTACCGCGACAAGTGCCTGATGAAGCAGCGGCTCCTCGAAGCGGGCATACGCGTCCCCCTCTTCGACGCGTTCGACCCGGAGCGCCACGCGGCGGATCCCGCCGCCTACTTCACCTCCGTCGTCGCCGAGGTCGGTCTCCCATTCATCCTCAAGCCGACCGACGCGGCCGCCTCCGAGGGCGTCCTCAAGATCACCGACAGCCGCCAGTTCACCGGACTGCCGTCGGACCTCGGCCGGGCCTACGAGTACGAGGAGTTCGTCGAAGGGACGATGTACAGCGTCAACATCGTCTCGGCCCAGGGGCGCACGGTCTTCGGCGGCGTCACCGAATACCTCGTCAACTCCCTCGAAGTGCCCGGGGGCAAGGTCAACGCCGACATCAACCTGATCGACTCCGATCCGCGCGTGGCCCGCATGGTCGCCTTCGCCGAACGCGCACTGGACGCGCTGGGCCGCCTCGACGGCGGCTCCCACCTGGAGCTGTTCCACACCCGGGACGACGAACTCGTCTTCCTGGAGGTCGGCGCCCGCTTCAAGGGCATGGCCGGTCTCGCCGCCATGCAGCGCAACTACGGCGTCGCCTTCGTCAACCTCGCCTTCGAGATCGAGTCCGGCGTGAAGAGCCACCCCTACGACGGCGAACAGATCTACTGCTTCGACGGCGTGGTGCCGAAGAAGCAGGGCGTCGTCAAGGAGCTGATCCACCCCGAACTGGAGAGCCGGGTCGACATGACCTGGAAGGTGGCGGTCGGCGAGGAGATCGAGAGCAGCAACTCCCTGTTGGCCAACGGCGGCACCTTCCTCGTCTCCAACAAGGATTACGAGGCCGCCTACCGCGACTTCCGCCGCCTCGCCGACTACCGGCCGATCGTGTACGCCGAACCGAGCCGCGTCCTGACCGTCCCGCCCGCCGCCCCCGAGAACGCCCACACGTACTTCCACGACCTCAGGCTCGCCTGCGAGACCGACCCGTACGACCTCCACCACGACCTGGAGGAGGGCGTACGCGGCCTCGTCGTCCTCGACGTACGGCGCACCGACGCCTACAGCGCCGAACATATCCGCGGCGCGCTCAGCCTCCCGCACCAGGACATCTCCCCCGCGACGGCCAAGTGGCTCGCCCCCGAGCCCCTCTACATCGCCTACGGCTGGGGGCCGGCCTGCAACGGCGCCACCCGCGCCGCCGCCCAGCTCTCGGCCCTCGGCTTCAAGGTGAAGGAGCTGCTGGGCGGCCTGGAGCACTGGAAGCGCGGCGGCTACCCCACGGAGCAGGGCGAACCGCGCTGA
- the ectB gene encoding diaminobutyrate--2-oxoglutarate transaminase, with the protein MTTLVLDTPATPSVFETDESAVRSYSRAFPAVFTSAKGDLLIGEDGTRYIDFLSGAGTLNYGHNPDAIKDVLIEYLQADGLVHGLDLSTSAKADFLRSLRSHVLEPRGLDYKVQFTSPSGTNAVEAALKVARLATGRTNVIAFGGGFHGVSTGSLAATGSAYYRQGLENTLPQVTHLPYPVSPLGAFDSLDLLRRHLDDPSSGVDKPAAVLLETVQGEGGVWVAPVAFLQELRHLCDRHGILLIVDDIQAGCGRTGSFFSFERAGITPDLVTLSKSIGGYGLPMAIVLIKPEYDIWRPGQHNGTFRGHQLAFVAAAAALRHYWADDSFVRQVRTKADLVADFLDRHIAQPYGAQVRGIGLIHAVELDPALGVQAAEVSRRCFEKGLIIEVCGRRDEVLKLLPPLTVSQINLSAGLRTLADTVAELTAATTGEVAA; encoded by the coding sequence ATGACCACGCTCGTCCTGGACACCCCGGCGACTCCGTCCGTCTTCGAGACCGACGAGTCCGCCGTCCGCTCCTACTCACGCGCCTTCCCGGCCGTCTTCACCAGCGCCAAAGGCGACCTGCTCATCGGTGAGGACGGCACCCGGTACATCGACTTCCTCTCCGGTGCGGGCACCCTGAACTACGGCCACAACCCGGACGCGATCAAAGACGTACTGATCGAGTACCTCCAGGCCGACGGCCTCGTCCACGGCCTCGACCTCTCCACCTCGGCCAAGGCGGACTTCCTCCGGTCCCTGCGCAGCCACGTCCTGGAGCCGCGCGGCCTCGACTACAAGGTGCAGTTCACCAGCCCGTCCGGCACCAACGCCGTCGAGGCCGCACTGAAGGTGGCCCGGCTGGCCACCGGCCGTACCAACGTGATCGCCTTCGGCGGCGGCTTCCACGGCGTCAGCACCGGCTCCCTGGCCGCCACCGGATCCGCCTACTACCGGCAGGGCCTGGAGAACACCCTGCCCCAGGTCACCCACCTCCCCTACCCCGTCTCCCCGCTCGGCGCGTTCGACAGCCTGGACCTGCTGCGCCGCCACCTGGACGACCCCAGCTCGGGCGTCGACAAACCCGCCGCCGTCCTGCTGGAGACCGTGCAGGGCGAAGGCGGGGTGTGGGTGGCCCCCGTCGCCTTCCTCCAGGAGCTCCGCCACCTCTGCGACCGGCACGGCATCCTGCTGATCGTCGACGACATCCAGGCCGGCTGCGGCCGCACCGGCTCCTTCTTCTCCTTCGAACGCGCGGGCATCACCCCCGACCTGGTCACCCTCTCCAAGTCGATCGGGGGCTACGGCCTGCCGATGGCGATCGTGCTGATCAAACCGGAGTACGACATCTGGCGCCCCGGTCAGCACAACGGAACCTTCCGCGGCCACCAGCTCGCCTTCGTCGCGGCCGCCGCGGCCCTGCGCCACTACTGGGCCGACGACTCCTTCGTCCGCCAGGTCCGCACCAAGGCCGACCTCGTCGCCGACTTCCTGGACCGCCACATCGCCCAGCCCTACGGCGCCCAGGTCCGGGGCATCGGCCTGATCCACGCCGTGGAACTCGACCCGGCGCTGGGCGTCCAGGCGGCCGAGGTCTCCCGCCGCTGCTTCGAGAAGGGCCTGATCATCGAGGTCTGCGGACGCCGGGACGAGGTTCTCAAGCTCCTCCCGCCGCTCACCGTCAGCCAGATCAACCTCTCGGCCGGGCTCCGGACACTGGCCGACACCGTGGCCGAGCTCACCGCCGCGACCACCGGCGAGGTGGCCGCGTGA
- the purD gene encoding phosphoribosylamine--glycine ligase: protein MTDVLVIDGTGRGHAICDLFVRTDPSVTVYYGPGCDVLTDERIVPVPRIQVDDPSTALAFLADHPVEFVLVSHVDALCAGYVDTLAAHGHRVIGPSAAAAQLEASKERGKRFCVDHGLPTAEYAAFTDEPAARAYIRERPYACVVKTDGLTPDGDGAVVCDTAAEAEAAVAAFAAAQGEALQLVVEERLYGREISVFALLDGEDYLLFPTALDFKRTLEGDVGKNCDGMGSLAPHPQSSPALLEQIRRDLVEPFLRGVAAEGLSYTGFVYIGAMITDTGLKVIEINARFGDSEAEAVLPGVHSDFTELCRAVLRRDLGRSLLVTDGQVRCSIALTQGCLDPADSTAAPGWPFGTFTTGQPVRGLDPAPGDDAHLFYANLRADAEGRPVTSGGRVLHVVGAGRTLTEARAQAYRRIGSISFPGMRHRTDIGAAFEVRSPLTTGAAPAVAESAR from the coding sequence GTGACCGACGTACTGGTGATCGACGGCACGGGACGCGGGCATGCGATCTGCGATCTGTTCGTGCGCACCGACCCCTCCGTGACCGTGTATTACGGCCCCGGCTGCGATGTCCTGACCGACGAGCGCATCGTCCCGGTCCCCCGGATCCAGGTCGACGACCCCTCGACCGCCCTGGCGTTCCTCGCGGACCACCCGGTGGAGTTCGTCCTCGTCTCCCACGTCGACGCGCTCTGCGCCGGGTACGTGGACACCCTGGCCGCCCACGGCCACCGGGTGATCGGCCCGTCGGCTGCCGCCGCCCAGCTGGAGGCCAGCAAGGAGCGCGGAAAGCGGTTCTGCGTGGACCACGGGCTGCCCACCGCCGAGTACGCCGCGTTCACCGACGAGCCGGCAGCCCGGGCCTACATCCGGGAACGCCCGTACGCCTGCGTGGTCAAGACCGACGGGCTCACCCCCGACGGGGACGGCGCCGTGGTCTGCGACACGGCCGCCGAGGCCGAAGCCGCGGTGGCCGCCTTCGCCGCCGCACAGGGCGAAGCGCTCCAACTCGTCGTCGAGGAACGCCTCTACGGTCGCGAGATCTCCGTCTTCGCCCTCCTCGACGGCGAGGACTACCTGCTCTTCCCCACCGCCCTGGACTTCAAGCGGACCCTGGAGGGCGACGTCGGCAAGAACTGCGACGGCATGGGCTCCCTCGCCCCGCACCCCCAGTCCTCGCCGGCCCTGCTGGAACAGATCCGCCGCGACCTCGTCGAACCGTTCCTCCGCGGCGTCGCGGCGGAAGGCCTCTCGTACACGGGATTCGTCTACATCGGGGCGATGATCACCGACACGGGCCTCAAGGTCATCGAGATCAACGCCCGGTTCGGCGACTCCGAGGCCGAGGCCGTCCTCCCCGGAGTGCACAGCGACTTCACCGAGCTGTGCCGCGCCGTGCTCCGCCGCGACCTCGGTCGCAGTCTGCTGGTCACCGATGGCCAGGTGCGGTGCAGCATCGCCCTCACCCAGGGCTGCCTGGACCCGGCCGACTCCACGGCCGCACCCGGCTGGCCCTTCGGCACCTTCACCACCGGCCAGCCCGTACGGGGCCTCGACCCGGCCCCGGGCGACGACGCCCACCTCTTCTACGCCAACCTCCGCGCCGACGCGGAGGGGCGCCCGGTCACCAGCGGCGGCCGGGTCCTGCACGTGGTCGGCGCCGGCCGCACCCTCACCGAGGCGCGGGCCCAGGCCTACCGGCGTATCGGCTCCATCTCCTTCCCCGGCATGCGCCACCGCACCGACATCGGAGCCGCCTTCGAGGTCCGCTCCCCCCTCACCACCGGCGCCGCACCGGCCGTCGCGGAATCAGCGAGGTAA
- a CDS encoding fatty acid desaturase, which translates to MRNSANTHETVLTGGEPRESMRVLPAFVQPYLTWVTGVPLKGGKQLIPWSPLKAGLLGTAQIAAGIALGAHALHPFTAWSPVLLLLGWLLTGGGMRRLDVVVVHQTLHRMFTKKAWSNRLVGELITTLFWRTPYDENRKEHLAHHAFPCSMKDGDTRYLLSTGMRPGMTRSQFRRYLWGALFSPRHHARFLFNRITSNFIGVKPRYRLAMSLAYLAATATFITLTGWWQEWLVLWLVPASVFFQACTYLYTMTEHRWWLFGNQERLPRDQRDLLTFGRFCGEAVPADSVTGVRRAGAWAKWTFRMLVVHSSYRMFVLVGDTVQHDLHHVMPACDWANSPWIRADDQDNRPERYTEVWGSLADHLQAAGQVEGDQTGLPEDVTPTPWEKSVPVATGAVTPDGRTVKGRL; encoded by the coding sequence GTGCGTAACTCCGCCAACACCCACGAGACCGTCCTGACCGGCGGTGAACCCCGCGAGTCCATGCGGGTCCTGCCCGCCTTCGTGCAGCCCTACCTCACCTGGGTGACCGGTGTCCCGCTCAAGGGGGGCAAGCAGCTCATACCGTGGAGCCCGCTCAAGGCCGGTCTGCTCGGGACCGCGCAGATCGCCGCGGGCATCGCGCTCGGCGCCCACGCCCTGCACCCCTTCACCGCCTGGTCGCCGGTACTGCTGCTGCTGGGCTGGCTGCTGACCGGCGGCGGCATGCGGCGCCTGGACGTGGTCGTGGTCCACCAGACGCTGCACCGCATGTTCACCAAGAAGGCCTGGAGCAACCGGCTCGTCGGCGAGCTCATCACCACGCTCTTCTGGCGCACCCCCTACGACGAGAACCGCAAGGAGCACCTGGCCCACCACGCCTTCCCCTGCTCCATGAAGGACGGCGACACCCGCTACCTGCTGTCGACCGGGATGCGCCCGGGGATGACGCGGTCCCAGTTCCGCCGCTACCTGTGGGGCGCCCTGTTCTCCCCGCGCCACCACGCCCGGTTCCTCTTCAACCGGATCACGTCCAACTTCATCGGCGTGAAGCCGCGTTACCGCCTGGCGATGTCCCTGGCCTACCTCGCCGCCACCGCCACCTTCATCACCCTCACCGGCTGGTGGCAGGAGTGGCTGGTGCTGTGGCTGGTCCCGGCCTCGGTCTTCTTCCAGGCGTGCACCTACCTCTACACGATGACCGAGCACCGCTGGTGGCTCTTCGGCAACCAGGAACGGCTCCCCCGCGACCAGCGCGACCTGCTCACCTTCGGCCGCTTCTGCGGAGAGGCCGTCCCGGCCGACTCGGTCACCGGCGTCCGCCGGGCGGGAGCGTGGGCGAAGTGGACGTTCCGGATGCTGGTCGTCCACTCCTCGTACCGCATGTTCGTCCTCGTCGGCGACACCGTCCAGCACGATCTGCACCACGTCATGCCGGCCTGCGACTGGGCCAACTCCCCCTGGATCCGGGCGGACGACCAGGACAACCGGCCCGAGCGCTACACCGAGGTATGGGGCTCGCTCGCCGACCACCTCCAGGCCGCCGGACAGGTGGAGGGCGACCAGACGGGTCTGCCCGAGGACGTCACGCCCACCCCGTGGGAGAAATCCGTACCGGTCGCCACGGGGGCTGTCACCCCTGACGGCCGCACAGTGAAAGGCCGCTTGTGA
- a CDS encoding ATP-grasp domain-containing protein: MPNAKPPAFVLLELLNHMVLVAREAKRRGFHVIALNQGPLLTEGPFAVPEGVVDEVVAVTTWTDTAEVGRLLDDVLDRYEVAGTYTAFEGALRPEAVLRERSGLPTSTAATVTRVLDKALVRGALHAEGLTELRSTTLDKALTWDSWGFDGPAVLKPANGTGSALCHTVASLDELRSAAEETASVTVTNPLMSEYIQAHGAFVLEERAEGELVSVESLVHEGEVHIVGITGRYVSALDPVVELGVCFPYAHPRHTEIVDRVTAFHRALGLTHGPTHVEVMVPEEGPVELIDFNPRTAGVGAVVCIGNAYGTDYAVPLTDLACGIRPDLAFLDRTPRNSADLLLLPPPGAAVMTDLSFPDGTEYGRATKPFGQPLSGRADQLDVVAMVVVTADSPEELHRRTREVRRTTVFNGEPLGDNPNNRVIAPRHRGTRTSTQGDNRA; this comes from the coding sequence ATGCCGAACGCCAAGCCACCGGCCTTCGTCCTGCTCGAACTCCTCAACCACATGGTCCTCGTCGCCCGGGAGGCCAAGCGCCGGGGCTTCCACGTGATCGCCCTGAACCAGGGCCCCCTGCTCACCGAAGGCCCCTTCGCCGTACCGGAAGGCGTGGTCGACGAAGTCGTCGCGGTCACCACCTGGACCGACACCGCGGAGGTCGGCCGCCTACTCGACGACGTACTCGACCGGTACGAAGTGGCCGGCACCTACACCGCCTTCGAGGGGGCCCTGCGCCCCGAAGCCGTCCTCCGGGAGCGCTCCGGTCTGCCCACCAGCACGGCCGCCACGGTGACCCGGGTCCTGGACAAGGCGCTGGTACGCGGCGCCCTCCACGCCGAAGGCCTCACCGAACTCCGCTCCACCACCCTCGACAAGGCGCTGACCTGGGACAGCTGGGGCTTCGACGGGCCGGCCGTCCTCAAACCGGCGAACGGCACCGGCTCCGCTCTCTGCCACACCGTCGCCTCACTGGACGAACTCCGTTCGGCAGCCGAGGAGACCGCCTCCGTGACCGTGACGAACCCGCTGATGAGCGAGTACATCCAGGCGCACGGCGCATTCGTCCTGGAGGAGCGGGCGGAGGGCGAGCTGGTCTCGGTGGAGTCCCTGGTCCACGAGGGCGAGGTCCACATCGTCGGGATCACCGGCCGCTACGTCTCCGCCCTCGACCCGGTAGTCGAACTCGGCGTGTGCTTCCCGTACGCGCATCCGCGCCACACAGAGATCGTCGACCGGGTGACCGCCTTCCACCGGGCGCTGGGCCTCACCCACGGCCCGACCCACGTCGAGGTCATGGTGCCCGAGGAAGGGCCCGTGGAACTGATCGACTTCAACCCGCGCACCGCGGGCGTCGGCGCGGTCGTCTGCATCGGCAACGCATACGGCACCGACTACGCCGTCCCGCTCACCGACCTCGCCTGCGGAATCCGCCCCGACCTGGCCTTCCTGGACCGGACCCCGCGCAACTCGGCCGACCTGCTCCTCCTGCCGCCGCCGGGGGCCGCCGTCATGACGGACCTGTCCTTCCCCGACGGCACCGAGTACGGCCGCGCCACCAAACCCTTCGGGCAGCCCCTGAGCGGCCGCGCCGACCAGCTGGACGTGGTCGCCATGGTCGTCGTCACCGCGGACTCGCCCGAAGAGCTGCACCGCCGGACGCGGGAGGTCCGCAGGACCACCGTCTTCAACGGCGAACCGCTCGGCGACAACCCCAACAACCGCGTCATCGCTCCACGCCACCGAGGAACCCGCACCAGCACACAAGGAGACAACCGCGCATGA
- a CDS encoding MFS transporter, with protein MSVYMRRNFLLSFLASFISLFGSKLLMISYAAYVFRETGSATLSAIVFAADWIANLFVGIFAAQYIDRQNAKTLLIRLNIAAAGVTLLFLGFLAPDMFVGAVVLIFVRSLLKSAVSNARVKALVQFFDKRETDLYSPVFNSSLPLALALAGAVGVFILKYVGFTAVVWIDAGAFVVAAVMMMFVRPNQERMDESLRMARTAGGGGSLSGARGALSLMAREDTVGTAVFYIVLSVTAFQATYESLITVIPEVWFHWGESGTALFFTFESVSIMAGIFVYQFFNRRGKITPANENAVNLTAVALAALCYLAMPSASGNIHLSVALFSVMVLCGEVVWVHQFKLMIARTPDSQVSSVVGVQTAIGYSLMAVFAFVFARGMDGIGITQAIYADVALIVALVVGWEFLRRRRQSRRQATAPTAQPVPVEAPAAQ; from the coding sequence ATGAGCGTCTATATGCGCCGAAACTTCCTCCTCAGCTTCCTGGCATCCTTTATTTCCCTGTTCGGCTCAAAGCTGCTGATGATCTCCTATGCCGCTTACGTGTTCCGGGAAACCGGCAGTGCGACGCTTTCGGCGATCGTCTTCGCTGCCGACTGGATCGCCAACCTGTTCGTCGGAATTTTCGCCGCGCAGTACATCGACCGGCAGAACGCCAAGACGCTGCTCATCAGACTGAATATCGCCGCCGCGGGCGTCACCCTGCTCTTCCTGGGATTCCTCGCCCCCGACATGTTCGTCGGAGCGGTCGTCCTCATCTTCGTGCGGTCCCTGCTGAAGAGCGCCGTCAGCAACGCCCGGGTCAAGGCACTGGTCCAGTTCTTCGACAAGCGGGAGACCGACCTGTACTCCCCGGTCTTCAATTCCAGCCTCCCGCTGGCGCTGGCACTGGCCGGAGCGGTGGGCGTCTTCATCCTGAAGTACGTCGGTTTCACGGCCGTCGTCTGGATCGACGCGGGCGCCTTCGTGGTGGCGGCGGTCATGATGATGTTCGTCCGCCCGAACCAGGAGCGTATGGACGAGTCCCTGCGCATGGCCCGCACGGCGGGCGGGGGCGGCAGTCTCTCCGGGGCGCGGGGCGCGCTTTCCCTGATGGCACGTGAGGACACCGTCGGAACAGCCGTCTTCTACATCGTGCTGTCGGTGACCGCTTTCCAGGCTACGTACGAATCCCTGATCACGGTCATTCCCGAAGTCTGGTTCCACTGGGGCGAGTCGGGCACCGCCCTGTTCTTCACCTTCGAATCGGTCAGCATCATGGCCGGCATCTTCGTCTACCAGTTCTTCAACCGCCGCGGGAAAATCACCCCGGCGAACGAGAACGCCGTGAACCTGACGGCTGTCGCCCTGGCCGCCCTGTGCTATCTGGCCATGCCGAGCGCGAGCGGGAACATCCACCTCAGCGTGGCCCTGTTCTCGGTGATGGTGCTCTGCGGCGAGGTCGTCTGGGTCCACCAGTTCAAGCTGATGATCGCCCGCACCCCCGACTCCCAGGTCTCCTCCGTCGTGGGCGTGCAGACCGCGATCGGCTACAGCCTGATGGCCGTCTTCGCCTTCGTCTTCGCCCGTGGCATGGACGGCATCGGCATCACTCAGGCCATCTACGCCGATGTCGCCCTCATCGTGGCCCTGGTCGTGGGCTGGGAGTTCCTGCGCAGGCGCCGGCAGAGCCGCCGTCAGGCCACCGCCCCCACCGCCCAGCCCGTTCCGGTCGAAGCGCCGGCCGCCCAGTGA